In Desulfovibrio sp. TomC, the sequence CACACGCAATACGTAGGATACCAGCGTTCAAATTCGTTCAAAATATTTCAACATACTGAAATAGCAGAACAATACCATGGCAGTGCCAAAACTCATGGAAAAATGGGGACAGGGGGATTGCGGATAAATCGGGTCCGCCAACGAGGCCAACAGGCAGGGGCATCTGATAAACGAAAAAGGGGCCAGGACTTTGACGTCCTAACCCCTTGAAATCCTTGGAGCCAGCATGGAGACTCGAACTCCAGACCTGCTGATTACGAATACGTTGCAAAGCACGTTGCACGAAGTTGTCAGAATTTGTCCTCCGTTGAAAATACATGCATTATATTTAGTTGCGTGTTGTGCTTCGATGCCGGCGGTTGCGCTTTTGGGTAGCAATATGGTAGCTATCAGCCATCTCAGGGTATCAATAGGGTAGCAAAAATGGCTGGACAAAGAGAGCGCACAAAGTTCACGGGCGTCTACCAACGAAAGAGCGAAACCCGGCGCAACCCACGCGACGGAAAGGCCGATGTCTGCTTCGACATCACATACAAAACTGCCGACGGCCGGAAGGTCTGGGAAAAAATTGGATGGAAGTCCGAGGGATTTACCGCACAATTCGCCAACCAAAAACGGTCGGAGCGCATCCAGGCCGTTCGACATGGTGAGGTGATCCCAACACGCAAGACCGCCGTGACTCTGGCTGATGCTTGGGCCATTTTCAAAGAGAAGTGGCTGCCAAACTTGGCCCACCCCCGTGACGAGGAGAGCAGATATACATGCCACATTGCCCCGCGCTTTGGGTCTGTTCCCCTGGATCGGATCACCCCCTTGGACCTGGAATCCTTCAAGCAGGAATTGCTCGGCAAGGGATTGGCCCCGGCGAGCGCCCGCCTCATCCTGGGGGACATTCGGCGTATCTACCGTAAGCTCATCGCCTGGAACCTCTACTCGGGCAACGTCCCGACCGATGGCCTCAAGATGCCTCGCGCTGACAACGCACGCATCCGTTATCTGACGCCAGACGAGGCGGAACGACTGCTTGACGCCTTGAAAACCCGGAGTCCGATGTGGCGGCGCATGGCCATGGTCAGCCTGCACACCGGTATGCGAATTGGGGAAATCCTTTCCCTGCGCGGCAGCGACATTGATCTTTCGGCTAAGGTCATCCATGTGCGAGACGCCAAAGCTGGTACGCGCATGGCCCATATGACGGATACCATAGTACCAGTGCTTGAAGAGGTTATGCCCAGTACACCGGACGGACTGCTCTTCTGCTCCGAGGCCGGCAATCCGTTGCGAGTAACTGA encodes:
- a CDS encoding site-specific integrase, coding for MAGQRERTKFTGVYQRKSETRRNPRDGKADVCFDITYKTADGRKVWEKIGWKSEGFTAQFANQKRSERIQAVRHGEVIPTRKTAVTLADAWAIFKEKWLPNLAHPRDEESRYTCHIAPRFGSVPLDRITPLDLESFKQELLGKGLAPASARLILGDIRRIYRKLIAWNLYSGNVPTDGLKMPRADNARIRYLTPDEAERLLDALKTRSPMWRRMAMVSLHTGMRIGEILSLRGSDIDLSAKVIHVRDAKAGTRMAHMTDTIVPVLEEVMPSTPDGLLFCSEAGNPLRVTDTSNTFAKVVKSLGFNDGLTDRRQKVVFHTIRHTFCSWLAIRGVPLYTIGELVGHSSLEMTKRYSHLCPDTKRQAISHVETMASNGKTL